One window from the genome of Glycine soja cultivar W05 chromosome 12, ASM419377v2, whole genome shotgun sequence encodes:
- the LOC114378296 gene encoding E3 ubiquitin-protein ligase BIG BROTHER-like translates to MSWNPHMELHYNTISYPYNTAGSFIEYFEGLTYEHVNFIFSGASHAQESSYPSNSSFYKFGISEPVNTSYYRYGHGYEVNHHEPLVDEYRRPSENSLTINEQSAAVSTEWVEGGNTGTRDNSIECPRRHHSNSNDYQVIWQDNIDPDNMTYEELLELGEAVGTQSRGLTQEQISSLPVSKYKCGFFLRKKSRDERCVICQMEYKRGDKRITLPCKHVYHASCGNKWLSINKACPICYTEVFADKSKHK, encoded by the exons ATGAGTTGGAACCCACACATGGAGCTCCATTACAATACCATTAGCTATCCCTATAATACAGCAGGAAGCTTTATCGAATATTTTGAAGGTCTCACCTATGAACATGTCAACTTCATTTTTTCTGGTGCATCACATGCTCAG GAGAGTTCATACCCTTCAAATTCAAGCTTTTACAAGTTTGGAATTTCTGAACCAGTGAATACTTCATACTATCGTTACGGTCATGGTTATGAGGTAAATCATCACGAACCTCTGGTGGATGAGTATAGGAGACCTTCAGAGAACTCATTGACAATCAATGAACAGTCAGCAGCAGTAAGCACAGAATGGGTTGAAGGTGGAAACACTGGCACACGAGACAATTCTATTGAAT GTCCTCGAAGACATCATAGTAATTCAAATGATTATCAG GTTATTTGGCAAGACAATATTGATCCGGACAACATGACCTATGAG GAACTACTTGAATTGGGTGAAGCTGTTGGAACTCAAAGCCGTGGTCTCACCCAAGAACAGATCTCCTCACTTCCGGTGTCAAAGTACAAATGTGGGTTCTTCTTGAGGAAGAAGTCACGGGATGAGAG ATGTGTGATTTGCCAGATGGAATATAAAAGAGGGGACAAGCGCATCACCTTGCCATGTAAACATGTTTATCATGCTAGTTGTGGGAACAAATGGCTTAGCATCAATAAG GCCTGCCCTATATGTTACACGGAAGTGTTTGCCGACAAGTCAAAACACAAATAA
- the LOC114380284 gene encoding extensin-2-like: protein MGTRKWPPLIIALAFCLMAMSVSAEDKPYYGQPSNYYPHPMPPPYQQVNPPYYYKSPPYYYKSSPPPSPSRPPPYVSKIPPYYYKSPPPPSPSPPPPYVYKSPPPPSPSPPPPYVYKSPPPPSPSPPPPYIYKSPPPPYVYKSPPPPSPSPPPPYVYKSPPPPSPSPPPPYVYKSPPPPSPSPPPPYVYKSPPPPSPSPPPPYVYKSPPPPSLSPPPPYVYKSPPPPSPSPPPPYVYKSPPPPSPSPPRPYVYKSPPPPSPSPPPPYVYKFPPPASPSPPPPYYYKSPPPPSPSPPPPYIYKSPPPPSPSPPPPYVYKSSPPPSPSPPPPYVYKYPPPPSPSPPPPYVYKSPPPPSPSPPPPYIYKSPPPPSPSPPPPYVYKSPPPPSPSPPPPYVYKSPPPPSPSPPPPYVYKSPPPPSPSPPSPYYYKSPPPPSPSPPPPYYYKSPPPPSHSPPPPYLYNSPPPPVYYTINLQKTTTKIIAHSEKMGTRQWPRLIIALAFCLMSMSVAADDKPYYGQPSNYYPHSTPPTYRQIKPPYYYKSPPYYYKSPPPPSPSPPPPYVYKSPPSPSPSPPPPYIYKSPPPPSPSPPPSYVYKSPPPPSPSPPPPYIYKSPPPPSPSPPPPYVYKSPPPPSPSPPPPYVYKSPPPPSPSPPPPYVYKSPPPPSPSPPPPYIYKSPPPPSPSPPPPYVYKSPPPPSPSPPPPYVYKSPPPPSPSPPPPYVYKSPPPPSPSPPPPYIYKSPPPPSPSPPPPYVYKSPPPPSPSPPPPYIYKSPPPPPSSPPPQYVYNSPPPPSPSPPPPYVYKSPPPPSPSPPPPYIYKSPPLPSPPPPYVYMSPPPPSPSPPPPYIYKSSPPPSPSPPPPFVYKTPPPPSPSPPPPYVYKSPPSSSPSPPSPYVYKSPPPPSPSPPPPYIYKSTPPPSPSPPPPYVYKSPPPPSPSPPPPYVYKSPPPPSPSPPPPYVYKSPPPPSPSPPPPYYYKSPPPPSPSLPPPYYYKSPPPPSHSPPPPYHPYLYNSPPPPVY from the exons ATGGGAACTAGGAAATGGCCTCCATTAATCATTGcattagcattttgcctaatGGCTATGAGTGTTAGTGCTGAAGATAAGCCTTACTATGGCCAACCATCCAACTACTATCCGCACCCCATGCCCCCACCATATCAGCAAGTAAACCCACCTTATTATTACAAGTCACCTCCATATTACTATAAATCTTCACCACCACCCTCTCCATCACGGCCACCTCCTTATGTTTCCAAAATCCCTCCATATTATTACAAATCACCTCCACCTCCATCTCCATCCCCACCACCACCATATGTTTACaagtctcctccaccaccatcTCCATCACCTCCTCCACCATATGTCTATAAATCACCACCACCCCCATCCCCTTCACCACCTCCTCCATACATTTATAAGTCTCCCCCTCCTCCCTATGTTTACAAGTCACCGCCGCCACCatctccttcacctcctccacCATACGTCTATAAGTCTCCACCTCCCCCATCTCCCTCTCCTCCTCCACCATATGTTTACAagtctcctcctcctccatcaCCTTCACCACCTCCACCTTATGTTTACAAGTCTCCCCCGCCACCATCTCCATCTCCACCACCTCCATATGTTTATAAATCTCCTCCCCCGCCATCTCTCTCACCCCCTCCTCCATATGTCTACAAATCTCCACCCCCACCATCTCCATCACCTCCTCCACCATATGTTTATAAGTCACCACCACCTCCCTCTCCATCACCACCCCGTCCATATGTTTACAAGTCTCCACCTCCTCCATccccttcacctcctcctccatATGTCTACAAGTTCCCACCCCCAGCATCTCCTTCACCACCTCCTCCATATTATTACAAatctccaccaccaccatctccCTCGCCTCCTCCCCCATACATTTACAAGTCACCGCCACCTCCTTCACCTTCTCCACCTCCTCCATATGTCTATAAGTCATCACCACCACCGTCTCCATCGCCACCACCTCCATATGTTTATAAATATCCTCCCCCACCATCTCCATCACCTCCTCCACCATATGTTTACAAgtctccaccaccaccatcccCATCACCACCACCTCCATATATTTATAAGTCACCTCCCCCACCATCAccttcaccaccaccaccatatgTCTACAAATCTCCACCTCCACCATCACCATCACCTCCTCCACCTTATGTATACAAGTCACCACCCCCACCATCACCTTCACCTCCTCCACCTTATGTATACAAGTCACCACCCCCACCATCACCTTCACCACCTTCTCCATATTACTACAAGTCTCCACCACCTCCATCACCTTCACCACCTCCTCCATACTATTACAAgtctccaccaccaccatcacatTCGCCTCCTCCACCCTACCTCTATAACTCACCCCCACCTCCTGTGTAT TACACCATAAATCTTCAAAAGACGACGACAAAGATAATTGCACATTCAGAGAAGATGGGAACGAGGCAATGGCCTCGTTTGATCATTGCATTAGCGTTTTGCCTAATGTCTATGAGTGTTGCCGCCGATGATAAACCTTACTATGGCCAACCATCCAACTACTATCCACACTCCACACCACCAACATATCGCCAAATAAAACCTCCCTACTATTATAAGTCGCCTCCATATTATTACAAATCACCTCCTCCACCATCTCCATCACCACCTCCGCCATATGTTTATAAATCTCCACCATCACCATCTCCTTCACCACCACCTCCATACATTTATAAGTCTCCCCCTCCACCTTCTCCATCACCTCCTCCGTCATATGTTTATAAatctccaccaccaccatctccTTCACCACCTCCTCCATACATTTATAAGTCTCCCCCTCCACCTTCTCCATCACCTCCTCCTCCCTATGTTTACAAGTCCCCACCTCCACCatctccttcacctcctccacCATACGTTTATAAGTCTCCCCCTCCACCTTCTCCATCACCTCCTCCGCCATATGTTTATAAatctccaccaccaccatctccTTCACCACCTCCTCCATACATTTATAAGTCTCCCCCTCCACCATCTCCATCACCTCCTCCTCCCTATGTTTACAAGTCCCCACCTCCACCatctccttcacctcctccacCATACGTTTATAAGTCTCCCCCTCCACCTTCTCCATCACCTCCTCCGCCATATGTTTATAAatctccaccaccaccatctccTTCACCACCTCCTCCATACATTTATAAGTCTCCCCCTCCACCTTCTCCATCACCTCCTCCTCCCTATGTTTACAAGTCCCCACCTCCACCatctccttcacctcctccacCATACATTTATAAGTCTCCACCTCCTCCGccctcttctcctcctccaCAATATGTTTATAACTCTCCACCCCCTCCGTCACCTTCACCACCTCCACCTTATGTCTACAAGTCTCCCCCTCCACCTTCTCCATCTCCCCCACCTCCATATATTTATAAGTCACCACCTCTTCCTTCTCCCCCTCCACCATATGTCTACATGTCCCCACCACCACCTTCTCCATCCCCACCACCTCCATATATTTACAAATCTTCTCCTCCACCATCTCCCTCACCTCCTCCTCCATTTGTTTATAagacaccaccaccaccatctccATCACCACCACCTCCCTATGTCTATAAGTCTCCACCTTCATCATCTCCCTCTCCTCCCTCACCATATGTTTACAAATCTCCACCCCCACCATCACCTTCACCTCCCCCACCTTATATCTACAAATCCACTCCTCCGCCATCTCCCTCACCACCACCTCCATATGTTTATAAGTCACCTCCCCCACCTTCCccttcaccaccaccaccctaTGTCTACAAGTCACCGCCACCTCCATCTCCTTCTCCACCTCCCCCATATGTTTATAAATCTCCACCTCCACCTTCTCCATCGCCTCCTCCACCATATTACTATAAGTCACCTCCTCCTCCATCACCTTCACTGCCTCCTCCATATTACTACAAGTCTCCCCCTCCTCCATCACATTCGCCTCCTCCACCATATCACCCCTACCTCTATAACTCACCCCCACCTCCCGTATATTAA
- the LOC114378561 gene encoding polyadenylate-binding protein RBP47B'-like translates to MVATAIEEVRTLWIGDLQYWVDESYLSQCFAHSGEVVSIKIIRNKLTGQPEGYGFVEFVSHASAEAFLRTFNGAQMPGTDQTFRLNWASFGDSGPDHSIFVGDLAPDVTDFILQETFRAHYPSVKGSKVVTDPATGRSKGYGFVKFADEAQRNRAMTEMNGVYCSTRPMRISAATPKKNASFQHQYAPPKAMYQFPAYTAPVSTVAPENDVNNTTVCIGNLDLNVTEEELKQAFVQFGDIVLVKIYAGKGYGYVQFGTRASAEDAIQRMQGKVIGQQVIQISWGSTLTARQDVPGGWGAQMDPSQWSAYYGYGQGYESYAYGATHDPSLYAYGAYAGYAQYPQNVEGAQDMSAVSMPMEELYDPLAMPDVDKLNAAYLSIHGSSILGRSLWQRTSQSLQQA, encoded by the exons ATGGTAGCAACGGCGATCGAGGAAGTGCGAACCCTCTGGATTGGCGATTTACAGTACTGGGTCGACGAGTCCTACCTCTCTCAGTGCTTCGCCCACAGCGGCGAAGTGGTTTCCATCAAAATCATCCGCAACAAGCTGACGGGCCAGCCCGAGGGCTACGGCTTCGTCGAGTTCGTCTCGCACGCCTCGGCCGAAGCCTTTCTCCGAACCTTCAACGGGGCCCAAATGCCCGGCACGGACCAGACCTTCAGGCTCAATTGGGCCTCGTTCGGGGACTCCGGGCCCGACCACTCCATCTTCGTCGGCGATCTCGCCCCCGACGTCACCGATTTCATCCTCCAGGAGACTTTCCGGGCCCATTATCCCTCCGTTAAAGGGTCCAAAGTCGTCACCGACCCCGCCACGGGCCGCTCCAAGGGCTATGGGTTTGTTAAGTTCGCCGATGAGGCCCAGAGGAACCGCGCCATGACTGAAATGAACGGCGTTTATTGCTCCACGCGACCAATGCGTATCAGCGCGGCTACTCCTAAGAAGAATGCTTCTTTTCAACACCAATATGCTCCACCTAAAG CAATGTATCAATTTCCTGCATACACTGCTCCAGTGAGTACTGTTGCGCCGGAGAATGATGTGAATAATACCACT GTTTGTATTGGTAATTTGGATCTTAATGTGACGGAGGAGGAGCTTAAGCAAGCCTTTGTgcaatttggtgatattgtgttGGTCAAAATTTATGCGGGCAAAGGATATGGTTATGTTCAATTTGGAACTAG AGCGTCTGCTGAAGATGCCATTCAGAGGATGCAAGGGAAGGTAATAGGTCAGCAAGTGATCCAAATTTCTTGGGGCAGTACCTTGACAGCTAGACAG GATGTACCCGGTGGCTGGGGTGCACAGATGGATCCAAGTCAATGGAGTGCTTACTACGGATATGGACAGGGTTATGAATCATATGCTTATGGTGCTACTCATGATCCCTCCTTGTATGCTTATGGTGCATATGCCGGTTATGCACAATACCCTCAGAAT GTTGAAGGTGCTCAAGACATGTCAGCAGTGTCTATGCCTATGGAGGAATTGTATGACCCCCTGGCAATGCCTGATGTCGATAA ATTAAATGCTGCATATCTTTCAATACACGGAAGTTCCATTTTAGGG